One Prunus dulcis chromosome 7, ALMONDv2, whole genome shotgun sequence DNA segment encodes these proteins:
- the LOC117633887 gene encoding fatty alcohol:caffeoyl-CoA acyltransferase, with protein MAPPWVQELHFPHLHIPITIDHMVPVMPSGPAPTAPGQSLYLSNLDDVVGARVFTPTVYFYASDNWRPVMKTLRDALASVLVPYYPLSGRLRETNNGKLEVFFGQDQGALMVEAHSEMSLSDLGDLKVPNPAWSPLIFRFPNEEPYKVLDMPLVIAQVTLFSCGGFSLGLRICHCIVDGLGAMQFLSSWAATAKAGTLITNPKPCWDRDFFRPRDPPLMKFPHIEFMRIEDGSSLTMSLWQTKAVQKCYRISREFQAWLKTLAQSEDDMSNITCSTFDAMAAHIWRSWVKALDVKPLNYELRLTFSVNARQKLKNPPLKEGFYGNVVCLACVISTVRKLVYGRFPDTARLVREARLGISEEYLRSTVDYVEVDRPRRLEFGGKLTITQWTRFSIYDSADFGWGRPMYAGPIDLTPTPQVCVFLPEAEADPSGTMLVCICLPESATKSFTDLLSLAENGEQSAS; from the coding sequence ATGGCTCCTCCGTGGGTTCAAGAGCTCCATTTCCCTCACCTCCACATCCCCATTACCATTGATCATATGGTCCCAGTCATGCCCTCAGGGCCTGCTCCCACCGCTCCCGGCCAAAGTCTTTACCTTTCGAACCTCGATGATGTGGTTGGAGCCCGTGTTTTCACTCCCACAGTATATTTTTATGCCTCAGATAACTGGAGACCGGTTATGAAAACACTCCGTGATGCTCTTGCCAGTGTGTTGGTTCCTTATTACCCTTTATCGGGTAGGCTGAGAGAGACCAACAATGGAAAGCTAGAGGTGTTTTTCGGGCAAGACCAAGGAGCTCTCATGGTGGAGGCTCACTCTGAAATGTCCTTGTCCGATCTCGGAGACCTCAAAGTGCCAAACCCAGCATGGTCACCGTTGATTTTTAGGTTCCCAAATGAAGAGCCATACAAAGTGCTCGACATGCCATTGGTGATAGCTCAGGTGACCCTTTTCAGCTGCGGTGGGTTTAGCCTCGGCCTGAGAATCTGCCACTGCATTGTTGATGGGCTTGGTGCTATGCAATTTCTCAGCTCATGGGCTGCCACAGCCAAAGCAGGTACACTGATCACAAACCCTAAGCCATGCTGGGACAGGGACTTTTTCAGGCCTCGCGATCCACCGCTGATGAAATTCCCACATATTGAGTTCATGAGAATCGAGGACGGGTCAAGCCTAACAATGAGCCTCTGGCAAACCAAAGCTGTTCAAAAATGCTACAGAATAAGCCGCGAGTTCCAGGCCTGGTTGAAAACTTTGGCTCAATCAGAAGATGATATGTCCAATATTACATGCAGCACATTTGATGCGATGGCTGCTCATATATGGAGATCATGGGTGAAAGCACTTGATGTAAAACCATTGAACTATGAGCTCAGGCTAACCTTCTCAGTCAATGCCCGCCAGAAGCTCAAAAACCCGCCATTGAAAGAAGGTTTTTATGGGAATGTGGTGTGCTTGGCTTGTGTCATAAGCACTGTGAGAAAGCTTGTGTATGGAAGGTTCCCGGACACGGCGCGGTTGGTTCGTGAAGCCCGGCTTGGCATCTCGGAAGAGTATCTGAGGTCTACGGTGGATTATGTTGAAGTGGACAGGCCAAGGAGGCTGGAGTTTGGAGGCAAATTGACAATAACTCAATGGACTAGATTTTCAATATATGATTCTGCGGATTTTGGATGGGGCAGGCCAATGTATGCTGGCCCTATAGATCTCACTCCCACACCgcaagtttgtgtttttctgcCGGAAGCGGAGGCTGATCCTAGTGGGACAATGCTTGTGTGTATTTGCTTGCCGGAATCTGCCACAAAAAGCTTCACGGACCTTTTGTCTCTTGCAGAGAACGGTGAACAAAGTGCTAGCTAA
- the LOC117635818 gene encoding polyadenylate-binding protein-interacting protein 5-like — translation MNSTMSSLNPHAASYIPLNKKEEEANHETALFDSPSEGHNGTAQFYFEGGDASSDFSIHDIEALVIDSGLEKSGLQQKISNQAEVQYIDEDSEIHLAYLSFMFPNISEHCLAHVHSANDDDLEASINMLYDLECFPVAASKSLPVCSDTTGDDDASELEVAEREK, via the exons atgaattcAACCATGTCATCTTTGAATCCCCATGCAGCATCATACATACCACTgaacaagaaagaagaggaggCCAACCATGAAACTGCTCTGTTCGATTCTCCTTCTGAAGGCCACAACGGGACGGCACAGTTCTATTTCGAAGGCGGTGATGCTTCTTCTGACTTTAGCATCCATGACATTGAGGCTCTTGTCATTGACAGTGGTCTGGAAAAGAGTGGTTTACAGCAGAAGATAAGCAACCAGGCTGAAGTGCAGTACATAGATGAAGATTCTGAGATACATCTGGCTTATCTGTCATTCATGTTTCCAAACATATCAGAACATTGCCTTGCTCATGTTCACTCTGCTAATGATGATGACTTGGAAGCCTCGATCAACATGCTGTATGACCTGGAG TGCTTCCCTGTTGCTGCTTCTAAATCTCTTCCAGTCTGCTCGGATACTActggtgatgatgatgcatCAGAACTTGAAGTTGCAGAAAGAGaaaagtag